One genomic segment of Helianthus annuus cultivar XRQ/B chromosome 14, HanXRQr2.0-SUNRISE, whole genome shotgun sequence includes these proteins:
- the LOC110906443 gene encoding zinc finger MYM-type protein 1-like: MPPVPKYKHLSGHQKRKRKKLEEEKRKADEVKQNRIHKFFSKETQSSSSNVGDDNVGEDNVKEDEEANVGEDNMNVDVDNVNAGEDNVNATVDEELVNPVPDIDIFDPRNWGGLSNDMIKELVIKGPKRDMDVVKGPVDKFGRHFSNTMYTRILSNRETCDREWLVYSKKLDKLYCFCCKVFRTGHPKGGLDDEGYNDWIHASGRLKQHEVGLEHFKNMNEWFELRQRLKCNETIDKSTYEQFRKEKDYWKQVILRIVALVKFLAKYGLAFRGSTEKLYQKGNGNFLGLVEMLEEFDPIMKEHVRRVLNEKCHVHFLSHNIQNELIQLLGNKVRTEIIKKVKQAKYYSIILDCTPDTSHQEQMSIIVRYVNFNSSSVTIEESFLGFLVVDDTTGLGLFEVTCKELESLDLDIGDMRGQGYDNGANMRGKNKGVQTRFLEKNPRAFYSACGCHSLNLALCDMANTITKSKEFFGTIQQLYTIFAHSINRWQILKDNVKGLTLKSLSTTRWESRIDSIKPIRTQLGDVRKALREVRETDRDAKIISEAKSLEEYELGDFEFLAQIVIWFELLSKVNVVSKRLQAKDVVLDVAIDEVDKLIKFFKNYREVGFSKALDEAREIANEIGVNAEFRQKRVIYRKKQFDESSSVEEVTFSPEEDFRVNYFLSIVDQAIFSLETRFEQYKKFEKIFGFLFPKKLKTLDEAKLKECCYRLEDALKYEGESDIDAKKLYTELKLITTFLPRHIDNPFDVLDYIFQRSTTYPYAINAYKVLLTIPVTVASAERSFSKLKLLKTYLRSTMSQERLNGLATISIESEILDTMDYKELIESFASKNARRTTLFA, from the coding sequence ATGCCTCCCGTTCCTAAATACAAACACCTATCGGGTCATCAAAAACGTAAGAGGAAGAAGCTAGAGGAAGAGAAAAGAAAGGCAGACGAAGTAAAACAAAACCGAATACACAAgtttttttcaaaagaaactcAAAGTTCTAGTTCTAACGTGGGTGATGATAATGTGGGTGAAGACAATgtgaaagaagatgaagaagcTAATGTGGGCGAAGACAATATGAACGTAGATGTAGACAACGTGAACGCAGGTGAAGATAATGTTAATGCTACCGTAGATGAAGAGTTGGTTAATCCCGTTCCGGATATTGATATTTTTGATCCTAGAAATTGGGGTGGGCTTAGTAATGACATGATTAAAGAGTTGGTTATTAAAGGTCCAAAAAGAGATATGGATGTTGTTAAGGGCCCCGTGGATAAATTTGGAAGACATTTTTCTAATACCATGTACACAAGAATTCTATCAAATAGGGAGACGTGCGATAGAGAATGGCTAGTGTATTCGAAAAAACTTGACAAACTCTATTGTTTTTGTTGTAAAGTTTTTAGAACGGGGCATCCGAAAGGTGGGTTGGATGATGAAGGTTATAACGACTGGATACATGCAAGTGGTAGACTTAAACAACACGAAGTTGGTTTAGAACATTTCAAGAATATGAATGAATGGTTTGAATTGCGCCAAAGGTTGAAATGCAATGAAACAATTGACAAATCGACATATGAGCAATTTAGAAAAGAAAAAGATTATTGGAAACAAGTCATCTTAAGGATTGTTGCACTTGTGAAGTTTCTTGCAAAATATGGCTTAGCGTTTCGTGGGTCAACTGAGAAGTTGTATCAAAAAGGCAATGGAAACTTTTTGGGTTTGGTTGAGATGTTGGAAGAGTTTGACCCGATTATGAAAGAACATGTGCGCCGAGTTTTGAATGAAAAGTGCCATGTACACTTTCTTAGCCACAATATTCAAAACGAGTTGATACAATTATTAGGGAATAAAGTTAGAACCGAAATCATCAAGAAGGTTAAGCAAGCAAAGTATTACTCCATCATCCTCGATTGCACGCCTGATACAAGTCACCAAGAGCAAATGTCCATAATTGTAAGGTATGTGAATTTTAACTCTAGTTCCGTGACCATTGAGGAAtcctttttaggttttttggttgtTGATGATACCACAGGTTTAGGACTTTTTGAAGTAACATGTAAGGAATTAGAGTCGCTAGATCTTGATATAGGTGATATGCGTGGTCAAGGCTACGATAATGGGGCAAACATGCGAGGAAAAAACAAAGGAGTTCAAactagatttttagaaaaaaatcctagagctttctaTAGTGCTTGTGGTTGTCATAGTCTAAATCTAGCATTGTGTGACATGGCCAACACAATTACTAAGTCTAAGGAATTTTTTGGAACAATACAACAGTTATATACTATCTTTGCCCATTCTATTAATAGGTGGCAAATTTTGAAAGACAATGTTAAAGGATTAACTCTTAAATCATTGTCTACAACTCGTTGGGAAAGTCGTATAGATAGTATTAAGCCTATAAGAACTCAACTTGGAGATGTAAGAAAAGCTTTGCGAGAAGTTAGGGAGACGGATAGAGATGCTAAAATCATAAGTGAAGCTAAATCATTAGAAGAGTATGAACTTGGTGATTTTGAATTTTTGGCACAAATTGTCATTTGGTTTGAATTATTATCAAAGGTGAATGTGGTGAGCAAACGGTTGCAAGCAAAAGATGTTGTCCTTGATGTTGCTATTGATGAAGTAGACAAATTAATTAAATTCTTTAAGAATTATAGAGAAGTGGGGTTCTCTAAGGCACTTGATGAAGCTAGAGAAATTGCAAATGAAATAGGTGTAAATGCAGAATTTCGTCAAAAACGTGTGATATATAGGAAAAAACAATTTGATGAATCGTCAAGTGTAGAAGAAGTAACATTTTCACCCGAGGAggattttagagtaaattatttTTTAAGTATTGTTGATCAAGCTATTTTTTCACTTGAAACAAGATTTGAACAATACAAAAAATTCGAAAAAATATTTGGGTTTTTGTTTCCTAAAAAGTTGAAGACTCTTGATGAAGCCAAGCTTAAGGAGTGTTGTTATCGCCTTGAAGATGCATTGAAGTATGAAGGAGAATCAGATATTGATGCTAAAAAATTGTATACGGAGTTGAAGTTGATTACTACATTTTTACCGAGACACATTGACAACCCTTTTGACGTTTTAGACTATATCTTCCAACGCAGTACTACTTATCCTTATGCTATAAATGCATATAAAGTGTTGTTGACAATTCCGGTAACCGTGGCATCAGCAGAAAGAAGTTTCTCaaagttgaagttgttgaagaccTATTTACGTTCTACAATGTCACAAGAAAGGCTAAATGGGTTGGCAACAATATCTATTGAAAGTGAAATATTAGATACTATGGATTACAAGGAGTTGATCGAGAGCTTTGCTTCAAAAAACGCTAGGAGAACCACACTGTTTGCTTAG